A window of Acidobacteriota bacterium contains these coding sequences:
- a CDS encoding serine/threonine protein kinase, with translation MADPEKIGKYEIVSVLGKGGMGVVYKARDPFIDRIVAIKTIRLTEEMEEEDLGARLAMEAKSAGKLHHPNICTIFDFGKQDNLSFIVLEYAEGGDLSQVIDKKLPLSLPQKIDVIVQIASGLDYAHRMGVVHRDMKPANVRLTKDGTAKIIDFGLARFDTTRLTKTGFMSGTIAYMSPERINGESGESDDIFALGTLSWELLTYERAFSGSAPPEVMFKILSTSPPLPSTIIEAPDELDAIIMRCMAREKTDRYQTAGDFALDLEALVRSPSFQAFLQSDDRSTQFRQSLEDWEEAMSHSGRSSDSRVRRTSGRTRRPGSTSGLTFDTDAKTALGAVHDGETVIGPDDPTRISATNTSDGTVVNPAAEATVVNRDTEPTRANRDVAPTVVESRLPGVDPTIASGSSSSRARAIVITLVVAVLAAAALGIGMSVFSGEETGEPVPAVVDTTGPDAAPPGMEVDELDRAEPQQEDLSELIAWETQRNLAETFRSEISEGSLNTSERARFNEAERLSRLALEEFDQGNARAGVTYMAEAASGFESVSQAYGERKAREEERAAAAREARARPTPPRETTPTRTEPVGRQPDPEPVREVVRPAPPPVAPAGPTPAQLEAEARSFIGDIAGAYSSRDGSFFERRYDGYNETIGRAIRNAPSTNVRIEVLSIDLKGADRATASVRRTDTFSDRNIPPAVQTLTYELRRASDGWHLVSFSR, from the coding sequence ATGGCGGATCCCGAGAAAATAGGCAAATACGAGATCGTCTCGGTTCTCGGCAAGGGCGGGATGGGCGTCGTTTACAAGGCGCGGGACCCGTTCATCGACCGGATCGTCGCGATCAAGACCATCCGGCTGACCGAGGAGATGGAGGAAGAAGATCTCGGCGCGCGGCTCGCGATGGAGGCGAAATCCGCGGGCAAGCTCCATCATCCGAATATCTGCACGATCTTCGATTTCGGAAAGCAGGACAACCTCAGTTTCATCGTTCTCGAGTACGCGGAAGGGGGCGACCTCTCACAGGTCATCGACAAGAAGCTTCCGCTGTCGCTCCCGCAGAAAATCGACGTCATCGTCCAGATTGCCAGCGGTCTCGATTACGCGCATCGGATGGGAGTCGTTCATCGCGACATGAAGCCGGCCAACGTCCGCCTGACGAAGGACGGAACCGCGAAGATCATCGACTTCGGTCTCGCGCGGTTCGACACGACGCGGCTCACCAAGACCGGCTTCATGAGCGGAACGATTGCCTACATGTCGCCCGAGCGCATCAACGGGGAGTCGGGGGAGAGCGATGACATCTTCGCGCTCGGGACACTCTCGTGGGAGCTTCTCACCTACGAGCGCGCGTTCAGCGGTTCGGCACCACCCGAAGTGATGTTCAAGATTCTCTCGACGAGCCCGCCGCTCCCCTCGACGATCATCGAGGCGCCCGACGAGCTCGACGCAATCATCATGCGCTGCATGGCGCGGGAGAAGACGGACCGGTACCAGACGGCCGGCGACTTCGCGCTCGACCTCGAGGCACTGGTGCGCAGTCCATCCTTCCAGGCATTTCTGCAATCGGACGATCGCAGTACGCAGTTCCGTCAGTCGCTGGAGGACTGGGAAGAAGCGATGTCCCACAGCGGCCGTAGCTCGGATTCGCGGGTCCGGCGAACCAGCGGCCGGACGCGTCGTCCTGGCTCCACGTCGGGCCTTACCTTCGACACCGATGCTAAGACCGCCCTCGGAGCGGTTCACGATGGCGAGACGGTCATCGGTCCGGACGACCCGACGAGGATCAGTGCCACCAACACCTCCGATGGCACCGTGGTGAATCCGGCCGCCGAAGCGACCGTCGTCAACCGCGACACGGAGCCGACACGCGCCAACCGTGACGTCGCCCCGACCGTAGTCGAATCGAGGCTGCCGGGAGTCGATCCGACGATTGCGAGCGGCTCCTCCTCTTCGCGAGCTCGTGCGATCGTGATCACGCTCGTGGTTGCCGTGCTGGCCGCGGCGGCCCTCGGAATCGGAATGTCGGTCTTTTCGGGCGAAGAGACCGGTGAGCCCGTGCCTGCGGTAGTCGACACTACGGGTCCCGACGCCGCTCCACCGGGGATGGAAGTCGACGAACTCGACCGCGCCGAGCCGCAGCAGGAGGATCTGAGCGAGCTGATCGCGTGGGAGACACAAAGAAATCTCGCGGAGACCTTCCGCAGCGAGATTTCCGAGGGCTCGCTCAACACCTCGGAGCGCGCTCGGTTCAACGAAGCGGAACGGCTGTCGCGGCTGGCGCTCGAGGAGTTCGATCAGGGGAACGCCAGAGCGGGGGTCACTTACATGGCGGAGGCCGCATCGGGTTTCGAGAGTGTGTCTCAGGCATATGGCGAACGGAAGGCGCGGGAGGAGGAGCGTGCTGCGGCGGCGAGGGAAGCGCGCGCCCGCCCCACGCCTCCGCGCGAGACGACGCCGACGCGGACCGAGCCGGTCGGGCGGCAGCCCGACCCGGAGCCCGTGCGTGAGGTCGTAAGGCCGGCCCCGCCTCCGGTCGCGCCGGCGGGACCGACTCCCGCGCAGCTCGAGGCCGAGGCGCGGTCATTCATCGGCGACATCGCCGGCGCGTACAGCAGTCGGGACGGATCGTTTTTCGAGCGACGCTACGATGGATACAACGAGACGATCGGGAGAGCGATCCGGAACGCCCCGTCGACGAATGTGAGGATAGAGGTGCTTTCGATCGACCTTAAGGGGGCGGACCGGGCGACGGCGAGCGTGCGGAGAACCGATACGTTTTCGGACCGGAACATCCCGCCGGCGGTGCAGACGCTGACCTACGAGCTCCGGCGTGCGTCCGACGGGTGGCATCTCGTTTCGTTCTCGCGCTGA
- a CDS encoding sigma-70 family RNA polymerase sigma factor yields MTTAAPEQERNEERELIRRVARGDSDAFNRIVTDYQKAIYRTALAIMRNETDADTITQETFVQAWRKISRFEGRSSLETWLTRIAVNKARDELRRQRRFASKSSHPDGNTSRLDALRDERPDAERQLLSLELSRLVEEALVSLPPKQRTIFALRHFEQRRLDEIATILGIEPSTTRVHLHRATRKIREILDAYRKGSRS; encoded by the coding sequence ATGACCACAGCTGCGCCAGAACAGGAGCGCAACGAGGAACGCGAGCTGATCCGGCGCGTCGCCCGGGGCGATTCCGATGCGTTCAACAGGATCGTCACCGACTACCAGAAGGCCATTTACCGGACCGCGCTCGCGATCATGCGGAACGAGACCGACGCCGACACGATCACCCAGGAAACCTTCGTGCAGGCATGGCGGAAGATCAGCAGGTTCGAAGGACGCTCCTCGCTCGAAACCTGGCTGACGCGGATCGCGGTCAACAAGGCCCGAGACGAACTGCGCCGGCAGCGCCGCTTCGCCTCGAAATCGTCACACCCGGACGGCAACACTTCACGGCTCGATGCGCTGCGCGACGAGCGTCCCGATGCTGAGCGCCAGCTTCTGTCGCTCGAGCTTTCGAGACTCGTCGAGGAAGCTCTCGTGTCGCTTCCCCCGAAGCAGCGGACGATCTTCGCTCTCCGCCACTTCGAACAGCGCCGCCTCGACGAGATCGCCACGATTCTCGGCATCGAGCCTTCGACGACGCGAGTCCATCTTCACCGCGCCACCAGAAAGATTCGAGAGATACTCGACGCATACCGAAAGGGCTCCCGCTCGTGA
- a CDS encoding 50S ribosomal protein L11 methyltransferase, whose protein sequence is MFVARITYTPAPGSDTAVESVLFLSECRGSSISGSETTTIVRMYFDTEAARSEAIRLLRKRSELTIENLEEAEVDWLDLYEQSLEPIAIGRRWIVVPRAGLAPPTDREILVIPQERAFGTGSHATTALCLQMIEEIDVRDRNCLDVGTGSAILAIALDRLRAACVVAFDLDPEALGPMKGNIAVNEASRTFPFVGGLDALSRSTRFDVVVMNILPHVIIPMLPALVSRLRPGGAVVLSGVIESEIAAVTTAATGAGLLLIDQRREGEWWAGRYGGWPATGNR, encoded by the coding sequence ATGTTCGTCGCCCGGATCACCTACACTCCGGCACCTGGAAGCGATACCGCGGTGGAATCAGTCCTCTTTCTGAGCGAGTGCCGTGGCTCCTCGATCTCCGGATCGGAAACGACGACGATCGTTCGGATGTACTTCGACACGGAAGCCGCGCGTTCGGAGGCGATCCGGCTTCTTCGGAAACGGAGCGAGCTGACGATCGAGAATCTCGAGGAAGCCGAGGTCGACTGGCTCGACCTCTACGAACAGTCGCTCGAGCCGATCGCGATCGGCCGCCGCTGGATCGTCGTGCCGCGCGCCGGCCTCGCCCCGCCGACCGATCGCGAGATCCTCGTCATTCCTCAGGAACGAGCCTTCGGAACCGGGTCCCATGCAACGACGGCGCTCTGCCTGCAGATGATCGAGGAGATCGACGTACGCGACAGGAACTGTCTCGACGTCGGAACGGGGAGCGCGATTCTGGCGATCGCGCTCGACCGGCTGCGCGCAGCCTGCGTCGTCGCCTTCGACCTCGATCCGGAAGCTCTCGGACCGATGAAGGGGAACATCGCGGTCAACGAAGCATCGAGAACGTTTCCGTTCGTCGGTGGACTCGACGCCCTTTCGCGAAGCACCCGATTCGACGTCGTGGTCATGAACATCCTGCCTCACGTCATCATCCCGATGCTTCCCGCGCTCGTCTCCCGCCTTCGACCGGGCGGCGCGGTCGTCCTTTCCGGGGTGATCGAGAGCGAGATCGCGGCGGTCACGACCGCGGCGACCGGGGCGGGTCTCCTGCTGATCGATCAGCGCCGCGAGGGGGAGTGGTGGGCGGGGCGGTACGGAGGGTGGCCGGCTACCGGTAACCGGTGA
- a CDS encoding cyclic nucleotide-binding domain-containing protein — protein MAVFKSTGAGQKDPRKEYTVSFGKGDSIFIEGELGTEMFIVQEGEVHIRKRLGDEMRTLSVLEKGDFFGEMSVIESQPRSADAVAATDVTLLVINGTRFNEMLRKNPEIAIRIIRKYSRRLREANRLLEMMSRTHVHPENVDLDTTHTPAPAGSVTRRLVELGSGTAYAFAQGAETLIGRADPVTGIRPDIDLTEVDDDRSVSRRHAKIIRHDDGWAMLEEVGTLNGTFVNDEKIQTGVPHPIKGGDRVRIGLVQMKVVYDE, from the coding sequence ATGGCCGTCTTCAAGAGCACCGGCGCCGGGCAGAAGGATCCCCGCAAAGAGTACACCGTCAGTTTCGGCAAAGGGGACTCGATTTTCATCGAAGGGGAGCTCGGGACCGAGATGTTCATCGTCCAGGAGGGGGAGGTCCACATCCGGAAGCGGCTCGGGGATGAGATGCGGACGCTTTCGGTTCTCGAGAAAGGCGACTTCTTCGGCGAAATGTCGGTCATCGAGAGCCAGCCTCGGAGTGCCGACGCCGTCGCCGCCACCGACGTGACCCTGCTCGTCATCAACGGCACCCGCTTCAACGAGATGCTGCGGAAGAACCCCGAGATCGCAATCCGCATCATCAGGAAGTATTCGCGACGGCTGAGGGAGGCAAACCGGCTTCTCGAGATGATGTCGCGAACGCATGTGCATCCGGAAAACGTCGACCTCGACACGACCCACACACCAGCGCCGGCGGGAAGCGTGACCCGGAGGCTCGTCGAGCTCGGGTCCGGGACGGCCTATGCGTTCGCCCAGGGGGCGGAGACCCTGATCGGACGGGCAGATCCCGTCACGGGAATCCGGCCCGACATCGACCTCACCGAGGTCGATGACGACCGCTCGGTATCCCGGCGGCATGCCAAGATCATCCGGCACGACGACGGTTGGGCGATGCTGGAAGAGGTCGGTACCCTCAATGGGACCTTCGTCAATGACGAGAAAATTCAGACGGGAGTTCCCCATCCGATCAAGGGGGGCGACCGCGTCCGCATCGGACTCGTCCAGATGAAGGTCGTCTACGACGAGTGA
- a CDS encoding RNA polymerase sigma factor encodes MLKRDEGFVEPDDAELVRLAQQGDRDAAERLVEITSELVYASLFRLCGGDADLAADLTQDTYQRAWQSLHGFRGESKVGTWLYRIAYTTFLNHVRRPRIVESLDEERASAISDPGPGTDGRAFANIEGEKLRLAVLALPEKLQYLVTAHYWGEVPIADIAHEEGITTVAVRKRLAKALRMIQDVIEEST; translated from the coding sequence GTGCTGAAGCGCGACGAAGGATTCGTCGAGCCGGATGATGCCGAGCTCGTCCGCCTCGCGCAGCAGGGGGATCGCGACGCTGCAGAGCGCCTCGTCGAGATTACCTCGGAGCTCGTTTACGCATCGCTTTTCCGGTTGTGCGGCGGCGACGCTGATCTCGCGGCCGATCTGACCCAGGACACCTACCAGAGGGCCTGGCAGTCACTCCACGGCTTTCGAGGTGAGTCGAAGGTTGGCACCTGGCTGTATCGCATCGCATACACGACCTTCCTGAACCATGTGCGTCGCCCGAGAATCGTCGAGAGCCTCGATGAGGAGCGGGCGAGCGCAATCTCCGATCCCGGTCCGGGTACCGACGGGAGGGCGTTCGCAAACATCGAGGGAGAAAAGCTGAGGCTCGCCGTCCTCGCGCTTCCCGAAAAACTACAGTACCTCGTGACGGCCCATTACTGGGGAGAGGTGCCGATCGCAGACATCGCCCACGAGGAAGGGATCACGACTGTTGCCGTCCGGAAAAGGCTCGCCAAGGCGCTCCGGATGATCCAGGACGTAATCGAGGAGTCGACATGA
- the uvrC gene encoding excinuclease ABC subunit UvrC yields the protein MRELPERPGVYMHKSRSGEVIYVGKARNLRNRVNSYLVGKGARDSRTMALVNEIDSIDTVTTSNELEAILLENNLIKNHQPRYNVLLRDDKTYPYVKLTMSEDFPRAVFTRKVGRTKGDLYFGPFFAGTARKILKLIQDQFQLRSCDLDITEGESALPRPCLYYDMKRCPGPCVTGLVSRDDYLALADDVALFLGGRSRELLERLRNRMYTASESQNFEVATHYRDLIRTVEKIQSQQNVASAAGGSVDVWGFHEEGGDVAVQIFILRDGNLVDRRELFWEKEGEVDAAHFLSEAVQRYYNDNLFIPPEVLVPVDPDDRKLIEEWMADRRGAKVSIRVPKRGGGVERLAMAQKNAVLAHHSRFRKSTSDRRREAASRLAAILETEKPIERIESFDISNIQGSDSVAGMVVFDDGALRRKEYRLFNIRSVEGADDFRSIGEAVARRYKRVLAEQRDLPDLILIDGGKGQLAAAVAALSSLEIEDVFVIGLAKREEELFLPGAAESIRLERHDPALQLLQLIRDETHRFSVTSHRRRRSKRTLRSELAELSGVGVKRQRLLLEHFGSLSAVKQASRRDLTKVLGPKVGGAVYDQLHG from the coding sequence GTGCGTGAGCTCCCCGAACGGCCGGGCGTCTACATGCACAAGAGCCGCTCCGGCGAAGTGATCTACGTCGGGAAAGCGCGCAACCTGAGGAACCGGGTGAATTCGTACCTGGTCGGCAAGGGCGCCCGCGACTCACGCACGATGGCGCTCGTCAACGAGATCGATTCGATCGACACGGTCACGACGAGCAACGAGCTCGAGGCGATCCTCCTCGAGAACAACCTCATCAAGAACCACCAGCCCCGCTACAACGTCCTTCTCCGCGACGACAAGACATACCCTTACGTCAAGCTGACGATGTCGGAAGACTTTCCGCGCGCCGTCTTCACACGGAAAGTCGGCCGGACCAAGGGTGACCTCTACTTCGGACCGTTCTTCGCCGGCACCGCGCGGAAGATTCTCAAGCTCATCCAGGATCAGTTCCAGTTGCGAAGCTGCGATCTCGACATCACCGAAGGGGAGAGCGCTCTGCCGCGCCCCTGCCTCTATTACGACATGAAGCGTTGCCCCGGCCCGTGCGTCACCGGGCTCGTCAGCCGCGACGACTACCTCGCTCTCGCAGACGACGTCGCTCTCTTCCTCGGAGGACGGAGCCGCGAGCTCCTCGAACGGCTGAGGAACCGGATGTACACGGCGTCCGAAAGCCAGAATTTCGAGGTCGCCACGCACTACCGCGATCTGATCCGGACCGTCGAGAAGATCCAGTCGCAACAGAACGTCGCCTCGGCGGCGGGCGGATCGGTCGATGTCTGGGGATTCCACGAAGAGGGGGGCGACGTCGCCGTCCAGATCTTCATTCTTCGCGATGGCAACCTCGTCGACCGGAGAGAGCTCTTCTGGGAGAAGGAGGGAGAGGTCGATGCTGCGCACTTTCTCTCCGAGGCGGTGCAGCGGTATTACAACGACAACCTGTTCATTCCGCCGGAGGTTCTGGTGCCGGTGGATCCGGACGACCGGAAGCTCATCGAGGAATGGATGGCGGATCGTCGCGGAGCGAAAGTCTCGATCCGTGTGCCGAAGCGTGGCGGCGGCGTCGAGCGGCTCGCGATGGCGCAGAAGAATGCCGTGCTCGCACATCACTCGCGATTCAGGAAGAGCACGAGCGACCGGAGGCGCGAAGCCGCGTCGCGGCTCGCCGCCATCCTCGAGACCGAAAAGCCGATCGAGCGGATCGAATCGTTCGACATCTCCAACATACAGGGGAGTGACTCGGTCGCGGGGATGGTGGTTTTCGACGACGGGGCGCTCAGGAGGAAGGAGTACCGGCTGTTCAATATCCGGAGCGTCGAAGGTGCGGACGACTTCCGCTCGATCGGTGAAGCAGTGGCCCGACGGTACAAGCGGGTGCTCGCCGAGCAGCGGGACCTGCCGGATCTCATCCTGATCGACGGTGGAAAGGGCCAGCTCGCCGCGGCGGTGGCGGCGCTCTCAAGCCTCGAGATCGAGGACGTCTTCGTGATCGGCCTCGCAAAGAGAGAAGAGGAGCTCTTCCTCCCGGGCGCCGCGGAATCGATCCGGCTCGAGCGGCATGATCCGGCGCTTCAGCTCCTCCAGCTGATCCGCGACGAGACGCACCGATTCTCCGTTACTTCGCACCGGAGGCGGCGATCGAAACGAACGCTGAGAAGCGAGCTCGCGGAGCTTTCCGGCGTCGGAGTGAAGCGCCAGCGATTGCTGCTCGAGCACTTTGGCAGCCTCTCTGCTGTGAAGCAGGCTTCGAGACGTGATCTGACCAAGGTGCTCGGGCCGAAGGTCGGCGGGGCAGTGTACGATCAGCTTCACGGCTGA
- a CDS encoding polyprenyl synthetase family protein, protein MVRVSKSDAGEVGLEDYLISRKSLIDGRLEAILEGATIPSVMKEPIETALRSPGKRIRGLLTIAAAEASRAARTDPIVTAAAAVEMIHTCSLILDDLPAMDDAELRRGNPAFHRSFGEDRAILTAVALLNHAYALVAEAHAAASPRRYPATELIERISSAVGWDGSIGGEAVDLHSSSRPLDFETLEYIHSRKTGALFVASAAIGCMLANGSRPSLAAVESYARNLGLAFQITDDILDVTSTVDELGKDVGQDAERLTFVRLAGIDGARQLAGELIETAIEAVTPFGAAGKRLIQLASMVRDRSS, encoded by the coding sequence GTGGTCCGAGTTTCGAAAAGCGACGCAGGCGAGGTGGGGCTGGAGGACTATCTGATCAGCCGTAAGTCGCTGATCGACGGGCGACTCGAAGCCATTCTGGAGGGTGCGACGATTCCCTCCGTGATGAAGGAACCGATCGAGACGGCGCTTCGCTCCCCCGGAAAGCGAATTCGTGGACTGCTGACGATCGCGGCTGCGGAGGCGTCCCGAGCCGCACGAACCGATCCGATCGTCACGGCGGCGGCAGCCGTCGAGATGATCCACACCTGCTCACTGATACTCGACGATCTTCCCGCGATGGACGATGCGGAGCTTCGCCGGGGCAACCCCGCATTCCATCGCAGCTTCGGCGAGGACCGGGCGATTCTGACGGCGGTGGCGCTTCTCAATCATGCCTATGCGCTGGTCGCCGAGGCGCATGCCGCGGCTTCGCCTCGCCGGTATCCGGCGACGGAGTTGATCGAGCGGATCTCGAGCGCGGTCGGGTGGGACGGCTCGATCGGTGGAGAAGCGGTCGACCTCCACAGCAGCAGCCGTCCTCTCGACTTCGAGACCCTCGAGTACATCCACTCTCGAAAGACCGGCGCGCTCTTCGTCGCATCCGCCGCGATCGGGTGCATGCTGGCGAACGGCTCCCGCCCATCGCTCGCCGCAGTCGAGAGCTATGCAAGGAACCTCGGGCTCGCCTTCCAGATCACCGACGACATCCTCGACGTCACCAGCACCGTGGACGAGCTCGGAAAGGACGTCGGCCAGGATGCCGAGCGGCTGACGTTCGTCAGGCTCGCTGGAATCGACGGCGCGAGGCAGCTGGCCGGCGAGCTGATCGAGACGGCGATCGAGGCGGTCACTCCGTTCGGCGCAGCGGGCAAGCGTCTGATTCAGCTCGCCTCGATGGTGCGGGATCGGTCGAGCTGA
- a CDS encoding LD-carboxypeptidase: MTLRPPRPLLPGGHIGVAALSSTAGRESTGAAVRALETRGFRVTLASNAFERERDRTYLAGPDSERVDQFNALLRDASIDAIFFTRGGYGAMRILDQIDYEAFRNDPRAVVGYSDVTALHMALARETGFGSFHGPMLDFDLFEGLSEPVEKWLWKMLAGASPMKLDFEREAVLAEGEAEGTLFGGCLSLIVAMAGTPWDFWIDDGILFFEDVGEDLYRIDRMLTHLRLSGRLRSLRAVLIGRLKNCGSDERAAHSLLRDFFIPLGIPVVCDLPFGHHGNNVLIPFGARVTVDTESCSIVFPDPATAIPEAR, encoded by the coding sequence TTGACACTCCGACCACCCAGACCGCTCCTCCCAGGAGGCCACATCGGTGTCGCCGCCCTCTCATCGACGGCGGGACGGGAGTCCACGGGAGCTGCAGTGCGGGCGCTGGAAACCCGAGGATTCCGTGTGACACTCGCGTCAAATGCGTTCGAGCGGGAGCGGGACCGAACCTACCTCGCGGGCCCCGATTCGGAGAGGGTCGACCAGTTCAACGCTCTTCTCCGGGACGCATCGATCGATGCGATCTTCTTTACGCGGGGAGGCTACGGGGCGATGCGAATCCTCGATCAGATCGACTACGAGGCGTTTCGCAACGACCCCAGAGCGGTGGTCGGCTACAGCGACGTGACGGCGTTGCACATGGCGCTCGCACGCGAGACCGGCTTCGGTTCCTTTCATGGGCCGATGCTCGATTTCGATCTCTTCGAAGGGCTCAGCGAGCCGGTGGAGAAGTGGTTGTGGAAGATGCTTGCCGGCGCCTCCCCGATGAAGCTCGACTTCGAGCGGGAGGCGGTGCTCGCCGAGGGGGAGGCGGAGGGGACGCTGTTCGGCGGATGCCTCTCGCTGATCGTCGCGATGGCAGGGACACCGTGGGACTTCTGGATCGACGACGGAATTCTCTTCTTCGAGGACGTCGGCGAAGATCTCTATCGCATCGATCGTATGTTGACCCACCTCCGTCTGTCTGGTAGATTGCGCTCACTCCGTGCCGTGCTGATCGGGCGTCTGAAAAATTGTGGAAGTGATGAGCGGGCCGCGCACAGTCTCCTTCGTGATTTCTTCATACCCCTGGGCATTCCGGTCGTCTGTGACCTCCCCTTCGGACATCACGGGAACAACGTCCTCATCCCGTTCGGAGCGAGGGTGACCGTGGATACCGAAAGCTGCTCGATCGTTTTTCCCGACCCCGCGACCGCCATCCCGGAGGCCCGGTGA
- a CDS encoding alpha/beta hydrolase yields the protein MSRPVVILHGYSDKARSLRKWKAALTEAGHKPEVIRLVHYETLTNEIWIRDLGEAFERALKKEAGLDDDEEFDAIVHSTGMLVVRAWLAQFASAPKRLQHLIGLAPASFGSPLAHKGRSFLGALFKGRKELGADFLEAGDGVLYDLELASTFLWDLAHEDALANPPVFGPNARTPWVFTFCGNETYKGIRQLVNEPGTDGTVLWAGCSLDARKITIDLTRRDRVTTSAKRIDVSEWVNARMEMVPVGGVNHGTILSDPPSELVEMVVAALEVDTKAQFEAWWKRPDVGHAMGLREGMEQFQQFVVRLLDDRGDPVTDWNMQLYRRKTGSAEHQLEEFDTDVHVYSRDASYRSFHVNLSDLQPERLETLWMSIAASTGTALVQYEAWRDEGLAVRKDPWIGTIDLTPYLRRPGKPRPDFTLFHPFTTTLVDIRIDRDPVYNVRRKRYDILWFG from the coding sequence ATGTCCCGTCCCGTCGTCATCCTTCACGGTTACTCCGACAAGGCGCGGTCGCTGCGGAAGTGGAAGGCCGCGCTCACCGAGGCCGGTCACAAGCCGGAAGTCATCCGTCTCGTCCACTACGAGACGCTCACCAACGAGATCTGGATCCGCGACCTCGGCGAGGCGTTCGAGCGCGCCCTGAAGAAGGAAGCCGGACTCGACGACGACGAGGAGTTCGACGCGATCGTTCACTCCACCGGCATGCTCGTCGTTCGTGCGTGGCTCGCGCAGTTCGCCTCGGCGCCGAAGCGGCTGCAGCATCTGATCGGTCTCGCGCCCGCTTCGTTCGGCTCGCCGCTCGCACACAAGGGGCGCAGTTTTCTCGGCGCACTCTTCAAGGGGAGAAAGGAGCTCGGCGCCGACTTTCTCGAAGCGGGAGACGGCGTCCTCTACGATCTCGAGCTGGCGAGCACGTTTCTCTGGGATCTCGCGCACGAGGATGCGCTCGCAAACCCGCCCGTCTTCGGCCCGAACGCGCGGACGCCCTGGGTCTTCACCTTCTGCGGCAACGAGACCTACAAGGGGATCCGCCAGCTGGTGAACGAGCCGGGCACCGACGGCACGGTGCTGTGGGCGGGATGCTCGCTCGACGCGCGGAAGATCACGATCGATCTCACGCGGCGCGATCGCGTGACGACCAGCGCGAAACGGATCGATGTCAGCGAGTGGGTGAACGCACGAATGGAGATGGTTCCGGTTGGGGGCGTGAACCACGGGACGATCCTCTCCGATCCACCCTCCGAGCTCGTCGAGATGGTCGTTGCCGCGCTCGAGGTCGACACGAAGGCGCAGTTCGAGGCGTGGTGGAAGCGACCCGACGTCGGCCATGCGATGGGGCTCCGGGAGGGGATGGAGCAGTTCCAGCAGTTCGTCGTCCGCCTCCTCGACGATCGCGGAGACCCGGTGACCGACTGGAACATGCAGCTCTATCGGCGAAAGACGGGAAGCGCCGAGCACCAGCTCGAAGAATTCGACACCGATGTGCACGTCTACTCGCGCGACGCGAGTTACCGGTCGTTCCACGTCAATCTCAGCGATCTGCAGCCGGAACGCCTCGAGACGCTCTGGATGTCGATCGCCGCGTCGACCGGAACGGCGCTCGTGCAGTACGAGGCGTGGCGCGACGAAGGTCTCGCCGTGCGGAAGGATCCGTGGATCGGCACGATCGACCTGACGCCGTATCTGCGAAGGCCGGGCAAACCGCGTCCCGACTTCACGCTGTTTCATCCGTTCACGACGACGCTCGTCGACATCCGTATCGACCGCGATCCGGTCTACAACGTACGCCGGAAGCGGTACGACATTCTCTGGTTCGGGTGA
- a CDS encoding periplasmic heavy metal sensor yields MKRHALLAFTLLILTGSLYAQSFGLPPGKWWSNPRTAAKLGLSAEQQEELDGIFHRSAAELIDRKADLEKATVVLRGLLDSDHLDRSAILEAAAEVSEARAALFERELALLVDFRTVLTTEQWRRIRTAIHERMEHREDPRHRRRSRRPH; encoded by the coding sequence ATGAAACGACACGCACTACTCGCCTTCACACTGCTGATTCTGACGGGATCGCTTTACGCGCAGTCGTTCGGGCTTCCGCCCGGAAAATGGTGGTCCAACCCTCGTACCGCCGCGAAGCTCGGCCTCTCTGCCGAACAGCAGGAGGAGCTGGACGGGATTTTTCATCGCTCGGCCGCAGAGCTGATCGACCGGAAGGCGGATCTCGAAAAAGCCACCGTCGTTTTGCGTGGTCTGCTCGACAGCGATCATCTCGATCGGAGCGCGATTCTAGAGGCAGCGGCCGAGGTCAGCGAGGCCCGCGCCGCTCTCTTCGAGCGGGAACTGGCCCTGCTGGTGGACTTCCGCACGGTACTCACGACGGAACAGTGGCGCCGGATCAGGACCGCGATTCACGAGCGAATGGAGCATCGGGAAGATCCCCGGCATCGGCGCCGCTCTCGACGACCGCACTGA